The Streptomyces sp. NBC_00162 genome window below encodes:
- a CDS encoding WD40 repeat domain-containing protein, whose amino-acid sequence MSENSESEHVADLPGEPTAAWTADWANGSSLPERRLLGTFTGHDGPVTAVGTAIVGGRPVAVSGSRDNTVRIWDVATGVQLHDPVTGHTDPVSSVTAEVLSVATAVADGKAVALTLHADEAVLVWDLATGREAGEFVRVVEDTVLDGRRGVLTLGAEGTLRVWDPLSGRQVNAFPSAIDVATLDDGRRVVVTLDRTDVNRTVELWDLARGRQVGESLRVVRTVDLDGRMLALTARADGAEPGAWDLTTGHPAETSPASPDLSRAAEVPGVSALTVVQGRAVALGLDDEDPEFIGALSGVRQRGAYVRARETTVSGGRTVALATAADGSLRIWDLTADGHHTDGTRVIRSIGATGQLPSQSTGTPRQTPLWHLLSDRRNGQLLTGHTGHTGRVWDVATTVLDGRPVAVTAGADHTLRVWDLGDSHTTGHGDAGQGQGHSGPVLAIATAVLDGRPVAVTAGADHTLRTWDLATGRPATAPVTGPEGEPAALATAVVDGRVVIVTAGPGAAVQILDPAAAGDLDGRFLTHHDRVLAMATATLDGRPVAVTAGSDRTLAVWDLTTRQRVGEPLAGHSSRVTALATAVLEGRPVAVTGSWDKTVRLWDLGTGRQIGQPLTGHSDWVTAVATVVLDGRVAAISKSRDRTVRLWDLATLQQIGGAQTGHKDSHATLAVTVKDGRPVVAIGHEQSVRFWDLATGREAADDHLLPLPVGALTTAPDGRLVVAYGPDLAVLSPAPLPVGNP is encoded by the coding sequence ATGTCTGAGAACTCCGAGAGTGAGCACGTCGCGGATCTGCCGGGAGAGCCCACCGCCGCGTGGACGGCGGACTGGGCGAACGGGTCTTCCCTGCCGGAGCGTCGGCTGCTGGGCACCTTCACCGGCCATGACGGTCCGGTGACGGCGGTCGGCACCGCGATCGTCGGCGGAAGGCCGGTCGCCGTCTCCGGCAGCCGGGACAACACCGTGCGGATATGGGACGTGGCGACGGGCGTACAGCTCCATGACCCCGTCACCGGCCACACCGATCCGGTGTCGTCGGTGACGGCCGAAGTGCTGTCCGTGGCCACGGCGGTGGCCGACGGGAAGGCCGTCGCGCTCACGCTGCACGCCGACGAGGCGGTCCTCGTGTGGGACCTGGCCACCGGCCGTGAGGCCGGGGAATTCGTCAGGGTGGTGGAGGACACCGTCCTGGACGGGCGCCGCGGCGTCCTCACCCTGGGGGCGGAAGGGACGCTGCGCGTCTGGGACCCGCTCAGCGGCAGGCAGGTCAACGCGTTCCCGTCGGCGATCGACGTCGCGACGCTGGACGACGGGCGCCGTGTCGTCGTCACCCTCGACCGCACGGACGTGAACCGGACCGTGGAGCTGTGGGACCTGGCCCGCGGCCGCCAAGTGGGGGAGTCCCTGCGGGTGGTGAGGACCGTCGACCTCGACGGGCGCATGCTCGCCCTCACCGCCCGGGCTGATGGCGCGGAGCCGGGCGCGTGGGACCTGACCACCGGCCACCCGGCGGAGACCTCCCCGGCCTCCCCGGACCTGTCCCGCGCCGCGGAGGTGCCCGGTGTGTCCGCCCTGACCGTGGTGCAGGGGAGAGCGGTCGCCCTCGGGCTCGACGACGAGGACCCCGAGTTCATCGGCGCCCTGAGCGGTGTCCGTCAACGCGGCGCCTACGTACGGGCCCGGGAGACCACGGTGTCGGGAGGGCGGACGGTAGCCCTCGCCACCGCGGCGGACGGGTCCCTGCGCATCTGGGACCTGACGGCCGACGGCCACCACACGGACGGCACGCGGGTGATCCGAAGCATCGGCGCGACCGGACAGCTGCCTTCCCAGTCCACCGGCACGCCTCGGCAGACACCGCTGTGGCACCTGCTCTCCGACCGCAGGAACGGCCAACTGCTGACCGGTCACACCGGCCACACCGGCCGGGTCTGGGACGTGGCGACGACGGTCCTGGACGGGCGGCCGGTCGCCGTGACCGCGGGCGCCGACCACACACTTCGCGTCTGGGACCTCGGCGACTCGCACACGACGGGGCACGGCGACGCGGGGCAAGGACAAGGGCACAGCGGACCGGTCCTGGCGATCGCGACGGCCGTTCTCGACGGGCGTCCCGTTGCCGTCACGGCAGGCGCCGACCACACCCTGCGCACCTGGGACCTGGCCACCGGCCGGCCGGCCACTGCCCCCGTGACCGGCCCGGAAGGTGAGCCCGCCGCCCTCGCCACGGCGGTGGTGGACGGGCGGGTCGTCATCGTCACCGCCGGTCCGGGCGCCGCAGTGCAGATCCTGGATCCGGCCGCCGCGGGAGACCTCGACGGCCGCTTCCTCACCCACCACGACCGGGTGCTGGCCATGGCCACCGCGACCCTGGACGGCCGCCCCGTCGCCGTCACGGCCGGCAGCGACCGCACCCTGGCCGTCTGGGACCTCACCACCCGTCAGCGGGTCGGCGAGCCCCTCGCGGGCCACTCCAGCCGGGTCACCGCCCTCGCGACGGCCGTGCTGGAGGGACGCCCCGTCGCCGTCACGGGAAGCTGGGACAAGACCGTACGGCTCTGGGACCTCGGCACGGGCCGGCAGATCGGCCAACCCCTCACCGGCCACAGCGACTGGGTGACGGCCGTGGCGACCGTGGTGCTGGACGGGCGGGTCGCCGCGATCAGCAAGAGCCGGGACCGGACCGTACGGCTGTGGGACCTCGCCACCCTGCAGCAGATCGGCGGAGCGCAGACCGGTCACAAGGACTCACACGCAACCCTTGCCGTCACCGTCAAGGACGGCCGGCCGGTCGTGGCCATCGGCCACGAACAGTCCGTGCGCTTCTGGGACCTGGCCACGGGGCGCGAGGCCGCCGACGACCACCTGCTCCCGCTCCCCGTGGGTGCGCTCACCACGGCCCCGGACGGGCGGCTCGTGGTCGCCTACGGCCCGGACCTCGCGGTGCTCAGCCCGGCGCCGCTCCCCGTCGGGAACCCGTGA